ATGTGGAAGAACGCTATGATGGGGAAAAGTTTTTAGAGGAATTAAACCAGGTGGTTTCTTCTATTTCAGCGGTAACGACAGACTTGCAACTTGCGGTGATGAAAACTAGGATGCAACCAGTGGGCAAGGTGTTCAATAAATTCCCTCGCATGGTAAGGGATTTGAGCCGGGAATTAGGCAAAAGCATTGAATTAATCATTGAGGGCGAAGAAACCGAATTAGACAAATCCATTGTAGAAGAGATTGGCGATCCGCTCATTCACATTATCCGCAACTCATGCGATCATGGGATTGAGCCTTTAGAAGAAAGAAGAAGGCTTAACAAGCCTGAAACCGGTAAAGTGCAATTGAGCGCGTATAATGAGGGTAACCACATTGTGATTAAAATCTCTGATGATGGCAAAGGATTAGACCCTGTGATGCTTAAAGAAAAAGCGATTGAAAAAGGGGTGATTAGCGAAAGAGACGCTGAAGGCATGAGCGATAGGGAAGCGTTTAACCTCATTTTCAAGCCAGGCTTTTCTACCGCAAAAGTCGTTTCCAATGTTTCAGGCAGGGGTGTTGGCATGGATGTGGTGAAAACCAATATTGAAAAGCTCAATGGGATCATTGAAATTGATTCAGAAGTGGGGGTAGGCACGACTCAAAAGCTTAAAATCCCTCTCACTCTGGCTATCATTCAAGCTTTACTCGTGGGCGTTCAAGAAGAATATTACGCTATCCCGCTTTCTTCAGTGTTAGAAACCGTGCGCATCAGCCAGGATGAAATCTACACCGTTGATGGCAAGAGCGTGTTGCGTTTGAGAGATGAGGTGCTTTCTTTGGTGCGCCTTTCTGATATTTTTAAAGTGGATGCTATTTTGGAATCCAACTCAGATGTGTATGTGGTTATCATTGGCTTGGCCGATCAAAAAATTGGCGTGATCGTGGATTATTTAATCGGTCAAGAAGAAGTGGTCATCAAATCTTTAGGTTACTATCTTAAAAACACTAGAGGCATTGCTGGCGCTACGGTGAGAGGCGATGGGAAAATCACCCTCATTGTAGATGTGGGGGCGATGATGGATATGGCAAAAAGCATCAAGGTCAATATCACTACCTTGATGAACGAATCCGAAAACACGAAAAGTAAAAATTCTCCTAGCGATTATGTCGTCTTGGCGATTGATGACAGCAGCACGGACAGAGCGATTATCCGCAAATGTTTGAAACCATTAGGCATCACGCTTTTAGAAGCCACTAACGGGTTAGAAGGCTTAGAAATGCTTAAAAATGGCGATAAGATTCCGGACGCTATTTTAGTGGATATTGAAATGCCCAAGATGGACGGCTACACTTTCGCTTCTGAAGTGCGTAAATACAATAAATTCAAAAACCTGCCTTTGATCGCAGTAACCAGTCGGGTAACTAAAACCGATAGGATGCGCGGCGTTGAATCCGGCATGACTGAATACATCACCAAACCTTATAGCGGTGAGTATTTAACCACCGTGGTGAAGCGCAGCATTAAATTAGAAGGAGACCAATCGTGAGCAACCAATTAAAAGATTTATTTGAAAAACAAAAAGAAGCTAATGCAGGTTCCAAACCAGAAGACAATGAAGAAATTTTGCAATTCATCGGTTTTATTATTGGCGATGAAGAATACGCCATTCCTATTTTGAATATTTTAGAGATCGTCAAACCCATTGGTTACACGCGAGTCCCTGAAACCCCAAACTATGTGCTTGGCGTGTTCAATTTAAGGGGTAATGTCTTCCCGTTGATTAGCTTGCGTTTAAAATTTGGCTTGAAGGCTGAAAAGCAAAACAAAGACACTCGTTATCTGGTGGTGCGCCATAACGATCAGATCGCTGGGTTTTTCATTGATCGCTTAACTGAAGCCATTCGCATCAAGCAAACGGATATTGATCCGGTGCCAGAGACTTTGAGCGATAACAATAATCTAACCTATGGCATTGGGAAACAAAACGATAGACTCGTAACCATTTTAAGAGTGGAAGAAATCTTAAAAAAAGACTTCTAAAAACCTTTTCTATCAAACCCTTATGGGTTTTGTGAAAGATTTATTCCATTAAAAGCTTGATTAAAATCAAGCGATAATGTTTGATTGAAAACAGAGTCTTTTTTAATCTTTTCTTTTAAAAATAGCGTGAAAATTTTTTAAGTGGATTAAAAAGAACCTCTCATTTTTTAGTTTTTATCGCCGACACCTTTTAATAAGTGGGGCTTTTTGCGTTGAGATTCACTAAATTGTAGCCCCCTCCTTTTAAGGATTTCCTATTTCAACACTTTTAAAAGCACTTCATAATTGGGCTCTTCTAAAATGTTTTGAACGATTTCTTTATAGATAACCACCCCCTTATCATCAAGAACAAACACCGATCGAGCGAGTAAGCCTTGCAAAGAGCCTTTGCCTAACAGCACGCCGTAATTTTCCCCAAAAGCTTTATACCTAAAATCGCTTAAGATTCTTAAGTCCTTAATGCCTTCAGTGCCGCAAATTTGCCCTTGAGAAAAAGGTAAGTCCATAGAAATAACGCTAAAACTCACAGAAGGCAGTTTGCCGGCTTGCTCATTGAAGCGTTTGGCTTGGAGCAAGCAAACCGATCCGGTTAAACTAGGAAGCGCGCTAACGACTTGAAAACGCACGCCTTGCTTCAATAAACTGACTTCTTGCAAGTCGCCATTGACCAATTTCACATCAGGGGCTTTATCGCCCACTTTTAAGGCTTTCCCTTCTAATTGGTATGTTTCTTCTTTAAAAGTAACTTTTTGCATGGTTAAATCCTTTCTAATAAATTGCTAATTGCGTTAGAATAATAGTCAATTAAAATTAACTTTCAAAAAATTTAAAGAGGATTTATTAAAAAAATCGTTTCCATTTTAAAAAACCCCTTGAAATCTACAAAATTTGCATAACGATCAATTTTTAAGAAAAGATTTACCAAAAAGTATTAAAAAATGACTACAATACGGCTATCTAATCACAAGGAGAAAACATGTTTACATTACGAGAATTGCCTTTTGCTAAAGACAGCATGGGAGATTTTTTAAGCCCTGTAGCGTTTGATTTCCACCATGGGAAACACCATCAAACTTATGTGAATAATTTGAACAACCTCATCAAAGGCACGGATTTTGAGAAAAGTTCTTTGTTTGCTATTTTGACAAAATCTAGCGGAGGCGTGTTTAATAACGCCGCTCAAATTTACAACCACGATTTTTATTGGGATTGCCTAAGCCCCAAAGCGACTGCCTTAAGCGATGAATTAAAAGGGGCTTTAGAAAAAGATTTCGGCTCATTGGAAAAATTTAAAGAAGACTTCATTAAGAGCGCGACCACTTTGTTTGGCTCTGGTTGGAATTGGGCAGCGTATAATTTAGACACTCAAAAAATTGAAATCATTCAAACCAGCAACGCTCAAACCCCAGTTACGGATAAAAAAGTGCCGCTTTTAGTGGTGGATGTGTGGGAGCATGCTTATTATATTGACCACAAAAACGCGCGCCCTGTGTATTTGGAAAAATTCTATGGGCATATCAATTGGCATTTTGTTTCTCAATGCTATGAGTGGGCGAAAAAAGAAGGCTTAGGCTCAGTGGATTACTACATCAACGAGTTGGTGCATAAAAAAGCTTAAGCGTTATTGCTGTTGTGGTTTAAAGATTTTTAAACCACGCTTCTTTTTTGGATGAAAGACACTCTGTTTAACCAATCTCTAAACAAACGCTTTTGTTTTGATGAGAAAGTCGCCCATGTTTTTGACGACATGCTGGAGCGCTCCATCCCCTATTACCATGAAATGTTGGATTTGGGGGCGTATTTTATCGCTCAAAATTTAAAAGAAAATACCAATGTTAAGCCCTTGATTTATGATTTAGGCTGTTCTACCGGAAACTTTTTTATCGTGCTTAACCAACAAATCCAACAAGATATTGAGCTTGTAGGGATTGACAATTCCATGCCCATGCTCAAAAAAGCGCAAGAAAAATTAAAAGATTTTAACAATGTCCGTTTTGAATGCATGGATTTTTTAGAGGTTGAGTTTAGAGAAGCGAGCGCGTTTTCATTGCTTTTTGTGTTGCAATTTGTCCGCCCCATGCAAAGAGAGGTGCTGCTCAAAAAGATTTATAACAGCCTTGCGTTGAATGGGGTTTTATTGGTGGGCGAAAAGATCATGAGCGAAGATCGGATATTAGACAAGCAAATGATAGAACTATACTACCTTTACAAACAAAATCAAGGCTACAGCCACAATGAAATCGCTTTCAAAAGGGAAGCGTTAGAAAATGTGCTTGTGCCTTATAGTTTAAAAGAAAATATCGCACTTTTAGAAAGCGTGGGGTTTAAGCATGTGGAAGCGCTGTTTAAATGGGTGAATTTCACGCTACTAGTCGCCAGAAAAACCTGAGTTTTTTGAAATAATATATAAAAGTTTTTTAAAAAATATCCACAGGATCCATATTCACGCTGCAAGGGATATTGGGGGCGGTTTTTAAAAACGCATGCACGCTTTTGATTAGGCTTAAAGGGTTTTTGGAACGCAACAAAATAAGGTAGCGGTAAGAAGAAGCGATTTTTTCAATGGGGGCTTTAAAGCTAGAGAGCGTTACACCCTTTTCTAAACACGAAGAAAGGGTTTGAGAGGCTTTTAGGCTCAATTGTTGGGCTTTTTCTTCGTTTTTATGCTTAAACTCTAACAAACACAGCCTTGAAAAAGGCGGGTAGAGTTCGCACCTTTCTTGCAATTCGTATTGTAAAAAATCTTCATAATCTTCTAAGAAATTTTCTAATAGATCCGTTTCGGTGCTTTGAATGAACACTTGACCAGAAATTTGCCTAGCGCTCCTCCCAGCGATTTGATAAAGTAACGACACGCCTTCTTCTAAAGCCCTGTAGCTATTGGATTTAATGATATTGTCTATGCCTAAAACAACCGCTAAACTCACTTTAGCGTAATCATGCCCTTTGCTTATCATTTGAGTGCCGATTAAGATATTGGTTTTTTGAGCGTTGAAATCGTTTAAAATATTGTGGAGTTTTTTTGGCGTGCTGGTATGATCTTTATCTAAAATGGCTATTTTAGCGCCTTTCAAAAGGCCTTCCAACTCGTTCAACACTTGCATGGTGCCTATCCTTTTACCCACTAAAACTTCGCTTTGACATGCACTACAAATTTTAGGGATAGGGCTTGAAAAATGGCAATAATGGCACATGAGTTTGTTGGTTTTTAAATGCAAACTCATATTCACGCTGCAAAAGGGGCATTGAACGCTTTTGTAACAATTTTGACACAGCAAGGTTTTGAAATTAGCCCTTGTAGGCACAAAAATAATGGCTTGCTCGTTTTTGTCTATAACTTGTTTTAGCGCTTCTAGGAGTTTGGGCGTGATAAAACGCTCGGTTTTTTCAAAAATAATGTTTTTTTGCGTAGGCGTGTAGCGCCCCTTTAAGCGCACTAAAGCCTTATCTTTAAAGCGTTTGTAACTATTTAAACTTGGCGTAGCAGAGCCTAAAATCACTTGAATAGGGAATTTATGGGATAAATACAAGCATAAATCCCTAGCGTTATACATAGGGCTTTGATGAGATTTATAAGAAAAGTCATGCTCTTCATCTACAATGATTAAACCCAACTCCTTAAGAGGTAAAAACAACGCGCTTCGTGTGCCTACCACTAATTTGATTTCTTGCGAATAAAGCTTTTCTAAAAATTGTTTTTTTTGGGTTTGAGAGAGTTTGCTATGCCACAGGCCCAAATTTTCTTTAAAAACCCTTTTAAGGCGTTGTTGCATTTGAGGGGTGAGGGCGATTTCTGGCACTAACAATAATGCGCTTTTTTTTTGCTCTAAAGTTTGAGCGATTGAATGCATATAAATCTCGGTTTTCCCGCTACCCGTATCGCCAAAGAGCAAGCTTGCTGAATGTTTTTGCAATTCTTTTAAAGCGTTTGTTTGCGTTTGGCTTAACGCATTAAGAGCAGGCTCAATTTTTTCTAACCCCACCAAATCGCATTCTTTAAAAGGGGTAAAAAGATTTAAAGCTGAAGGAAGATTAGCCGAGTAATATTGAGCAATAAATATAGCGAGCTCTATTTGAAAGGGGAGTAAAAAATAAGGGGTTTTTTCTAACTCTAGGCATTCAAAAGAGGGTTTTGAAACTTCTTCAAGAACGACGCCCAAAAGCGTTTTATTCCTTAAAGGGATATTGACTAACGCTCCTTTAAGGTGTCGCTCTTTAGAAAAGTAAGTTAAAGGGGGGGTTTTATTTTTTAAAGGAGCGATTAAGTGATAGAACATGATGAGATTTTTTCTAAAAGCTTTTTGAGTTCATTATGCAAATACTCGTTCTGGCAACTTTCATGCAAATAATCCTTTAAAAGCTCTAAGGCGTTTAATTCTTGGTTATGGAAACGCTCCTTTAGGGTGCGTTTCATCTCATCGCTAAAGGTGTTATTGAGAGAGATTTTATAGCGTTTGCCTGAATAAGTGATTTCTAAGCTATCGTTTTCTAAAGACATGTTTTTAATGGTTTATGACAATAAATCAGAGATTTTGTCATAAAGACCTTGAATGCCCTTATCTTTAGCGCTCAATTCATCGTATAAAATAGCGATTTGAATGTCTTTTTCTTCATTTTGCGCATTCAGTGTGGTGTTTGCTTGGCGTAAAGCGTTCAACTCTTCTTCTTGTTTTTGGATTTTTTCAATCAATTCATCAATTTTAGCGCCCAATTGGTTTAACAAACTTAAAGATTGCATCATAAGCCTTTCATGGTTTTCAAAAGTTATTATATCAAAGCTATTGAATTATCGCAAAATACCCCTATCCCCTTAAGGTAATGGCTTTTACTATTAAAATAAAGTAACTAAAACCCCATTTTTTAAACCATTCTTATGGTGGTATTTGGTATTTTTGATTACCATAAAGCAACAAGACAGAAAGCTTGACATGGGAGTGGTGAATGCAAAAAAGTATATTAAAAATGACTCTGTTGTTGGTTTTCCTCTTTTTAAGAAACGCTGTTGGTTTAGAGGACAAAAAAGCGGATCTTAAAAGCGTTCAAAATACGCCCAAAAATTTACCCCCTATCCAATTAAGACTCAATCAAGTCCATGAAGAACTTATAGAAATGTTGGATAATATGGGGAAAGGCACGCAGTATGAGTTCCCTAAAATCAAAGAAATCCTAGAGCAAAGCGAAGAAGAATGGCTCAAAGTCGCCCATGAAGAATGCGTGGCGTTGGTCATGCTAATAAGCCCTAAGGCTTCTATTAAAAATAGCCCGATTTATAAGAATTGCTATGAAGCTTATGTGAAACAAAGAATCCATGATTTATACGATTTTTATATAGAAAGCAAAAAGGTGAAAAGAAAAATCAAGAAAGCCCATAAGCATGCACTCGCTCTCAATGAATCCAAGCCCCTAACAAAAGAGTTGCCTAAAAGCGAAAATAAAAAAAGCCTGATAAAACCTAGCCTAAAAGATGCAAGTATCCCTAAAGGGTATTACTTGCAAATTGGGGCTTTTTTGAACGCGCCCAGTAAGGATTTTTTGCAAACGCTCAAAACTTTCCCTTACCAAATGGAGAAAAAAGACTCCCTCACGCATTATTTTATTGGCCCTTATCAAACGAAAGAAGAAGCCCTAAAACAGCTTGAAAATGCGGCTAAAAGCTTTAAAAATAAGCCTGTGTTGGTGGAAAAATAATTTTGACTCAGTTTGATTGGATCTTATAAAGCCACCCAGCTATTAGTGCGACAAACAAACTCGCGCCCAAAAACACATAGCCTATCATTTTATAAAGGGGGATGAAATTTTTTTGGATTTCTTCTTCTGCGATAATGATTTTAGAAACCCCTAAGCGGTTAGTTGGGGTGCTGTCTGTGAGGTAAAAGCCTTGTTTTTTAAACGCAAAATAAGGGGTTTTGATTGCGTCATTTTTAAAAGAGGCCACAAACGCCCCGATATTAGAAAACTTGACTTTGTTGTCCCCATCTAATAAGACAAAGGGGGTGTTTTTGAATCGTTCTTCTAAGATTTTTAAAGGCTCTAAAGAAGAGACATTATCCAATTCTAAAAGGCTTTTAGCGATCGCATCAGCGGTGTATTGCATGCGTATTTGGGTGTTTTCTAAGAGGTTATTTTTCGCATAAAAGAAAAATAACGCTAACAAAACCCCCACTAAAAGCAAGGTAGAAAGGGCATAAATGATTAAAAAACGCTTTTTAAAAGAATGGGGCATGACAGACCTTTATAGCAAGTTGGATAACACAGCTTTTTACGATTGGATTAAAAACGCTCAAAAACAGCCCTTTTTTTTACCATATTTATTTAATTTTATGGTAAATTTTTGAAAAATT
The Helicobacter pylori genome window above contains:
- the cheAY2 gene encoding chemotaxis histidine kinase/response regulator CheAY2, with protein sequence MDDLQEIMEDFLIEAFEMNEQLDQDLVELEHNPEDLDLLNRIFRVAHTIKGSSSFLNLHILTGLTHNMEDVLNRARKGEIKITPNIMDVVLRSIDLMKTLLVTIRDTGSDTNNGKENEIEEAIKQLQAITSQNLEGTKETSGTKEAPKEEVKKETKEENTEENQENKAKAPTTKDFASDNPLADEPDLDYTNMSAEEVEAEIERLLNKRQEADKERRAQKKQEAKPKQEVTPTKETPKTETPKAPKTETKAKAKADTEENKAPSIGVEQTVRVDVRRLDHLMNLIGELVLGKNRLIRIYSDVEERYDGEKFLEELNQVVSSISAVTTDLQLAVMKTRMQPVGKVFNKFPRMVRDLSRELGKSIELIIEGEETELDKSIVEEIGDPLIHIIRNSCDHGIEPLEERRRLNKPETGKVQLSAYNEGNHIVIKISDDGKGLDPVMLKEKAIEKGVISERDAEGMSDREAFNLIFKPGFSTAKVVSNVSGRGVGMDVVKTNIEKLNGIIEIDSEVGVGTTQKLKIPLTLAIIQALLVGVQEEYYAIPLSSVLETVRISQDEIYTVDGKSVLRLRDEVLSLVRLSDIFKVDAILESNSDVYVVIIGLADQKIGVIVDYLIGQEEVVIKSLGYYLKNTRGIAGATVRGDGKITLIVDVGAMMDMAKSIKVNITTLMNESENTKSKNSPSDYVVLAIDDSSTDRAIIRKCLKPLGITLLEATNGLEGLEMLKNGDKIPDAILVDIEMPKMDGYTFASEVRKYNKFKNLPLIAVTSRVTKTDRMRGVESGMTEYITKPYSGEYLTTVVKRSIKLEGDQS
- the cheW gene encoding chemotaxis protein CheW — encoded protein: MSNQLKDLFEKQKEANAGSKPEDNEEILQFIGFIIGDEEYAIPILNILEIVKPIGYTRVPETPNYVLGVFNLRGNVFPLISLRLKFGLKAEKQNKDTRYLVVRHNDQIAGFFIDRLTEAIRIKQTDIDPVPETLSDNNNLTYGIGKQNDRLVTILRVEEILKKDF
- the tpx gene encoding thiol peroxidase → MQKVTFKEETYQLEGKALKVGDKAPDVKLVNGDLQEVSLLKQGVRFQVVSALPSLTGSVCLLQAKRFNEQAGKLPSVSFSVISMDLPFSQGQICGTEGIKDLRILSDFRYKAFGENYGVLLGKGSLQGLLARSVFVLDDKGVVIYKEIVQNILEEPNYEVLLKVLK
- the sodB gene encoding superoxide dismutase [Fe] encodes the protein MFTLRELPFAKDSMGDFLSPVAFDFHHGKHHQTYVNNLNNLIKGTDFEKSSLFAILTKSSGGVFNNAAQIYNHDFYWDCLSPKATALSDELKGALEKDFGSLEKFKEDFIKSATTLFGSGWNWAAYNLDTQKIEIIQTSNAQTPVTDKKVPLLVVDVWEHAYYIDHKNARPVYLEKFYGHINWHFVSQCYEWAKKEGLGSVDYYINELVHKKA
- the cmoA gene encoding carboxy-S-adenosyl-L-methionine synthase CmoA → MKDTLFNQSLNKRFCFDEKVAHVFDDMLERSIPYYHEMLDLGAYFIAQNLKENTNVKPLIYDLGCSTGNFFIVLNQQIQQDIELVGIDNSMPMLKKAQEKLKDFNNVRFECMDFLEVEFREASAFSLLFVLQFVRPMQREVLLKKIYNSLALNGVLLVGEKIMSEDRILDKQMIELYYLYKQNQGYSHNEIAFKREALENVLVPYSLKENIALLESVGFKHVEALFKWVNFTLLVARKT
- a CDS encoding primosomal protein N' produces the protein MFYHLIAPLKNKTPPLTYFSKERHLKGALVNIPLRNKTLLGVVLEEVSKPSFECLELEKTPYFLLPFQIELAIFIAQYYSANLPSALNLFTPFKECDLVGLEKIEPALNALSQTQTNALKELQKHSASLLFGDTGSGKTEIYMHSIAQTLEQKKSALLLVPEIALTPQMQQRLKRVFKENLGLWHSKLSQTQKKQFLEKLYSQEIKLVVGTRSALFLPLKELGLIIVDEEHDFSYKSHQSPMYNARDLCLYLSHKFPIQVILGSATPSLNSYKRFKDKALVRLKGRYTPTQKNIIFEKTERFITPKLLEALKQVIDKNEQAIIFVPTRANFKTLLCQNCYKSVQCPFCSVNMSLHLKTNKLMCHYCHFSSPIPKICSACQSEVLVGKRIGTMQVLNELEGLLKGAKIAILDKDHTSTPKKLHNILNDFNAQKTNILIGTQMISKGHDYAKVSLAVVLGIDNIIKSNSYRALEEGVSLLYQIAGRSARQISGQVFIQSTETDLLENFLEDYEDFLQYELQERCELYPPFSRLCLLEFKHKNEEKAQQLSLKASQTLSSCLEKGVTLSSFKAPIEKIASSYRYLILLRSKNPLSLIKSVHAFLKTAPNIPCSVNMDPVDIF
- a CDS encoding SPOR domain-containing protein, which gives rise to MQKSILKMTLLLVFLFLRNAVGLEDKKADLKSVQNTPKNLPPIQLRLNQVHEELIEMLDNMGKGTQYEFPKIKEILEQSEEEWLKVAHEECVALVMLISPKASIKNSPIYKNCYEAYVKQRIHDLYDFYIESKKVKRKIKKAHKHALALNESKPLTKELPKSENKKSLIKPSLKDASIPKGYYLQIGAFLNAPSKDFLQTLKTFPYQMEKKDSLTHYFIGPYQTKEEALKQLENAAKSFKNKPVLVEK